The following are encoded in a window of Verrucomicrobiota bacterium genomic DNA:
- a CDS encoding efflux RND transporter periplasmic adaptor subunit, whose amino-acid sequence MIRYVIAIVFLSICGFAGWIFYKKLVVKEVVVQAVVIDKAQSVVLGTVTVNADFTTEIRSGEAGRLLEVLIEEGQEVINGDVVAMIDTRDLTLELEARQIDLDLARNRVLVGNPKRFEVEVRQEDLTEVERLFELGQRSERQVNAIKRGLLQAKEDLQMSELIAQTEIQQLENGIKVIKRRLEKMTIRSSIDGIINDVFSEKGDLIGSGDPLASIISKKRVVVAEVSEENFSGLKVGQKAVVRFLSLGGTLYNAEVIKIFPSADPVTQRYSIQLKVDVSQEILVPGLTGEVTITTAERDNAKMIPARALMGDRVFVYKDGRLEFRQIIFGFRDLTRAEVTEGLEEGELVVVEDLGDFRDGDHVSPKERTGLLRNR is encoded by the coding sequence TTGTTCAGGCAGTTGTTATCGACAAGGCTCAATCCGTCGTTCTTGGAACAGTCACTGTGAATGCCGATTTTACTACTGAAATTCGCTCCGGCGAGGCAGGTCGATTACTCGAAGTCCTGATTGAGGAGGGGCAAGAAGTGATAAATGGAGACGTCGTTGCGATGATTGATACCCGTGATCTGACCCTGGAGCTTGAAGCACGCCAAATTGATCTCGATCTGGCTCGAAATCGTGTCCTCGTTGGAAACCCCAAGCGATTCGAAGTCGAGGTTAGGCAGGAAGACCTTACTGAAGTTGAGCGACTCTTTGAACTGGGCCAGCGATCGGAGCGGCAGGTTAATGCCATCAAACGAGGCTTGCTCCAGGCAAAGGAGGACCTCCAAATGTCTGAACTCATTGCACAAACCGAAATTCAGCAATTGGAGAATGGGATCAAAGTCATCAAGCGGCGCCTTGAAAAAATGACCATCCGGTCTTCTATTGATGGAATCATTAACGATGTATTCAGCGAAAAGGGTGATTTGATCGGCTCTGGTGATCCTCTTGCATCGATCATTTCTAAAAAGCGGGTGGTTGTAGCTGAAGTGAGTGAAGAGAATTTTTCTGGATTAAAAGTCGGACAAAAAGCGGTCGTTCGTTTTCTATCCCTTGGCGGAACTCTCTACAATGCCGAGGTCATCAAGATATTTCCTTCTGCTGATCCTGTAACCCAACGCTATTCCATTCAGTTGAAGGTGGATGTTTCACAAGAAATTTTGGTCCCTGGCCTAACCGGAGAAGTAACTATTACAACAGCCGAACGAGATAACGCAAAAATGATACCTGCTCGTGCTTTGATGGGGGATCGCGTGTTTGTTTATAAGGATGGGCGACTAGAGTTTCGACAGATTATTTTCGGGTTTCGAGATCTAACCAGGGCCGAAGTAACCGAAGGTCTTGAAGAAGGTGAGCTGGTTGTGGTGGAAGACTTAGGCGATTTCCGGGATGGAGACCATGTAAGCCCAAAAGAGAGAACCGGTCTTCTTAGGAATCGCTAA